DNA from Rosa rugosa chromosome 6, drRosRugo1.1, whole genome shotgun sequence:
taataaattataGCTTTTTGGTGTTACAACCTAAAAATTACACTAGATTCTTTTGTCGGTAGACAAAGAGCACAGTCAAAGAAGCTAACTAAGGAAACCTTTAAAGACATGACACACTGGGAGATAATAAAGTAGATAATCCTTTAACGTTCTTGCAGTGGGCAGAAACCTTCTTGCCAGGAACAGATGAAGTTAAGTCTATGCGATCCATTACAATGTTTTTGCAACCAATTTTATCGTCACAGTCCAAAGTAATGGCTGTATCCCCAGCAACAGATCCCCGAATGTTACGGAATGTCACATCGCTCACTTGTACAGCATTTTCTTGGTCAAGCAGGGTTCCAGTTCCAGTTCCAGTTCCAGTAGAGAGATTATCAGTATACTTCTGGTCTATAATGATAGGGTTCTTGGCTGCTTGAATTATGATATCCTCAAAACTGATGTTCCTAGCATACCCTGACCCGCCCTAGTTTTTATACAAATCACATTGAATCGAAATGGTTAACTAACTAGATAATTTGGAAAAATTACGGTGTAATGTATAAAAATCACAATAATTATTTTTTCATTCTTACTTGCCATGTCTTGATTCTTGCTCCATTTTGTGTTCCGTTGAAGGTGCAGTTTCTCACTTGCACATCTTCCACTGTGCTATAAGAACCTTGCTTACCAAGACTTCCAACACTACATGCATGTACACAAATATTgaaaatgagagagaaagagagattcAGTGAGAAAGAGGGAGAGTGGTGTATAGGGTTTATGGTTCATGGTGGGAAACATGGAAACTTGAGAACTTACCTTATACCATGGCCTGGACCACACATAACATCAGTAATGTTGATATGAGATGAACCAGAAATGATTGCAATACAGTCGTCACCTATAAATAGAAATTACCAACACATAATCAATTATTTACAACAACatgcaacaaaaaaaataaaaataatgtaaGAATAGTGTTGAGGAAATTTGATTCCAGTACCAGTGCCTATAAAAGAATTGTGAATGTTAATATTGGTTGATGCAGAGATGTCAATTCCATCAGTGTTTGGACTTTCATCAGGAGCCCTAATAAGGATATCAGAAATTTGAACGCCATTGCAGTCGGTGATGCTTATATGGTTTCTCGCACTATTAATATGTGTAATATTACTCAAGCGGAGACCATCACACTTGCTAATATGAAGAGCCTACATTAATATCCCAAatgaataacaattcaatattATTTGGTTCAAAACGGAtaacaaaacaacaaaatggAACCAAATATTTCCCTAGACACAAACATGAGTAATATATCGTCAAGTTAATAAGACATTGTTGATCCGACTTACAGTTGGTCGTTGGCAATTTGTAGTGTCGCAAACTTTCCACCAAACCTGACCTTGACCATCAATTTGACCTCCTCCATTGATTATCAGACCTTGAACATCATCAAACTGAACCCATTGGTCCTTGTCTTTCCAAGCATTCATATTATTTGGTGCAACAATGTTCCCACTTAGCTGTGTTACACAGATTTAAGATGATCAGTAttacaaaccaaaaaaaaaaactgaacatgcaattTACTTGATACTAGTATAAAGTACTTTAAACACCAACTAACtcctttcacaaaaaaaaaaaaaaaaacacaccaaCTAACTATGAAAAGGgtcatttctttttttgattGTATAATAGCAAGTCAGCAATTGTTTATCCTTCTTTGGAATTGAGAAATTTCCAACTTATATCACTAGACCAACTTCTTGTGGCCAAAATGATCAATTTTTGTTATATACCTGGAAATTTACACTTGCAGCCTTGCAAGGTCCTTTAAACTCCACAGAATTGAGCAAGAAAGTGTTGCCCTTTGGTATAATAAGTGTAGGGATGCCTTGAGTGGATCCACAAACATCTCCCCATGCTTTTAGAAAGGCCTTTCAGCAAAACAAACAGACAAAATCATTAAGAAGAggaaaaatataaacaaaaaaattaattagcCAAACCTGTGTTTATATGTCATACATACTTGTGTATCATCAACTTGGCCATTCCCAACAGCGCCATAATTCATCACATTGAATTCGCTTTTTGCAAGTGATCTCCATGGATCTGGGAATGCCTGTCAACAAACAAAAATTGCAGAGAATGAAGATGcattaattaaaattaacaTAACTAGATTTATTACAATAATATAAGCTTGCTAACGAAATGATTTGGGAATATATGTACTTGTAAATCATCATCGGTTTGGCGATTTGCAAGAGGACGATAATACTCTTTGAATGTATTTGGGGTTGCAAAAACATCACCATACTCATTATCATGAAATGAATTTGATGTCGCAGCAGCAACTTGATCACCATAATAACCAATGGCACCATCGTCTCTTAAAGTATATGTTGTGGGAAAACCATTAAGTCTGGCACATGAACTTGGTGAAGGTGAAGCAACCAGAATGATCATGAACAAAAAGATCGTAGCAAGTATTCGACCCTCCATAGTAACTCTAGCTAGCCAGCTATCTAAAACAacgaaagaaataaagaaagaaagagagaacgaAGGAAATTGCTAGATAGGGCTGCAAAAATGATTGAGATGAACAAGGAGGAGTTGTGCGTGGATATCTATATAGTGGATCTTCCTATGTCATTGCATAAATTAATGGAGGGGATTAAGATGATAGACAAAGATAAAGTTCCTGGTTTAATTTGATGAAAAATAATAGCAACGATTTCCTAGCTGATATTGGTGCAGTTGCCTAATTCTTCCAGGTGATGCAATATCAAACACATCAATTCTGCGATTTGCTAACTCTTagttttttgtcaaaaaaagtTTTTTCGTTAGCCAATCACGAGTCAACACACTAAATCAACAAGTTTTCAATCTCATTATTAATAAAAATGTTTAGTacctttgaaaaaaaataaaattgtttagTAATAATTGTACCATGATATTTGGGTTACTTAATCAATAATCAACAAAAAAGAATATACCATTACTGGTGGTGTGGGGGGGGTGGTTATCCGGCGTTGCTCTCGTTGTCTCAACCTCAGAAGGCCAAAGATAGGTATCTGGCTTTGCGCTCCTGCCTAGGCTCCAATCATATAATCTTTTCTCGTCTTATAATATAAAAACTTCATGCTTCATGtttctctctctgactctctcacgAGAGAATGTCCGCGTGCGGCGGTCTAACTCGAGTGCCGGCGGTAAACCTACAATCGGAAAGGTGGGAT
Protein-coding regions in this window:
- the LOC133716260 gene encoding probable polygalacturonase At3g15720 produces the protein MEGRILATIFLFMIILVASPSPSSCARLNGFPTTYTLRDDGAIGYYGDQVAAATSNSFHDNEYGDVFATPNTFKEYYRPLANRQTDDDLQAFPDPWRSLAKSEFNVMNYGAVGNGQVDDTQAFLKAWGDVCGSTQGIPTLIIPKGNTFLLNSVEFKGPCKAASVNFQLSGNIVAPNNMNAWKDKDQWVQFDDVQGLIINGGGQIDGQGQVWWKVCDTTNCQRPTALHISKCDGLRLSNITHINSARNHISITDCNGVQISDILIRAPDESPNTDGIDISASTNINIHNSFIGTGDDCIAIISGSSHINITDVMCGPGHGISVGSLGKQGSYSTVEDVQVRNCTFNGTQNGARIKTWQGGSGYARNISFEDIIIQAAKNPIIIDQKYTDNLSTGTGTGTGTLLDQENAVQVSDVTFRNIRGSVAGDTAITLDCDDKIGCKNIVMDRIDLTSSVPGKKVSAHCKNVKGLSTLLSPSVSCL